From the genome of Cuculus canorus isolate bCucCan1 chromosome 4, bCucCan1.pri, whole genome shotgun sequence:
AAGCCGATCTCACAGGGGAGCTGCCATGTGCCTACAGACTGGGGATGTCAAGCAGAGAGACTCACTGTGCAAAGTTAATTTCAATTCCCGAGGAGGATTTCACGTTCTCGCTCGCTCTGACCCACAGTAATTAGCTGAGATAACTAATGATTACTTACTTATTCCTTGTAATTATCTGGATTTAATAATTCGCTGTGTAATTTATTAATTCGCCCGTAATAGCCTTTAAGTGAATGGCTCGTTTAAGAGGGCGAAGCGGCAGTTCAGGGGCTGTTTGCTGCGTGTGCCTACTGACTCTTTGGGGGGGCTTTCTGCTGTTTTCGGGGGTCCGGCTGACCCCGACCCCGCCGCCATGGCTCGCTCTgacccaccccaccccccaccccatcgCCTCTTAAAACGATCCCCGCGGAGGTTGCGCGGGgtggagggaaagaaggggCGGCCAGGGAGGCATTTTCCTTCTCACTACCCACGCCAAGGGCAAGCCTGGCTGTTTGCTCCTTCTGCGGGGCGCGCAGGGATGCACAGGCTCCGCGGAAGGGCAGCGCCGCCCTTCCAGAGTAGCCGAACCCGCGGGCTTCTACAGCATCGTTGCGATAGCAATGACCATAACGACAGCGACAGGGGTGGTGGAGGGCCCGGGGGGGCGAGATGCCGCCTCCTCGCCCCTCCGCGCCTGCGGAGCCACAGGCCGGCACCCTGAGCGTGCCCAGGCGGCTTTGAagatgcagctggagctggtggctgggcggaaatattaatatttaatagcGGTTCGTGTATGatctcctctcccccttcccctcccgcCGCCGTCGGGTTTCCCTGGCTTTTGTGAGCGGCACGCGgggaaattacttttctttttccttacttttttttttccgctcTCGTGTGTGCATGCAGGGCATCTTTAACTCCCCGCCCCGGCCCAGCGCGCCgggaggcagggaggctggggTTGCGGGGGGTCGGCGGGAGGACACCCCCCACCTccacggacagacagacagacaggcgCAGCCCCCACGCGCGCTCACAGCCACGCACACGGGCACCCGCGGGGTGGAGCTGTCCGTGGTGCTGTCGCCCGCAGCGCCGGCGCCCCCAGAGCCGCCCTCGCCCCCGGGGACCGCCGCTGCCCCCccttctgcccctctcccgGTAGGGATAATGGGGGGGACAGAATCCCCGCCTCGCCGTGGGGTTTGAGCGAATCCCACGCCCCGGGGATTCGCGGGGAGAGGCTTTGCGGTGGAAAACAAGAAGCAGCAAACACGGTTTGCCAATAAAAcgttaaaatctttttttctttttttttaatgaaagaaggtttaacaacatttaaaaataacttagtACATTACTAGAATAAATAAACTTCCTATtaagcaaaaagaaacccaaaccccaacGAAATCGGGTCATGTACAGAACTTAAGACTTCAAACAATCTCGGAGAGAACAGCGATACAGCGGAATCTGTAAGAATATATCTATATGTGCGTCAACGccaatgaaatatttacaatacATACAGGTACCCAACCGAGTACCcttgttttattgttgttgttccAAAAGAAATGTACCAAACCGTTTGTGAATTTACAAGCAGTGCAGCCTCGCTCGCTAGCTCCCTTTTCTACAAATTTCAATTTGGCTTTTCTACAAACAGCCCTCCAAAAGGGACATTCCTCCGTGGAAAAGTATTGcaattaaaagtaataaataaccGACCGACCgacaacataaataaataaataagcaatcagatagatagatagatagataacCGAGCCGGTCTGAACACCGTCGCGATACAGCTTTGAAATCGAGAAAGACGAATATTGTGCTGGCAAGAAACCCGAAGGGACAAACCCATATACACGCGCTGTCACCTACGCGGCCACGTCCATTCTCGCTTTGGAAGCAGCGTGTGCTGGGGACAATATGGGAACCCCCATTAAATATGTAACGCGGTAAACAAATACCCGGGACAGTGAATCAGGCTACACAAATAATGTAGGACATCTACTACAGGGTGCCGACGCCGTACGAATAAGAAATACTCGCCAGAGAAATACCTTAGGTTCAGGTGACAATTTACAGATGGCCAAAAGGGACGttcagaagaagaagagaaaaagctcaCGTTCATAAATCCTACcaacacaaaatatttgattCTCActatcaggtttttttttcacttttatcaAGACTTAGATTAAAGAGGTGTAATTAATTAGAATGAGCACAAAATGAAGTTGctagagagagaaattaataatttacaaGGGGTTGTTTGGCAGTAATCTAATAATAGCTTTTGAAGACCAGTGAACACAGCAGGATCAGCTCTTTCCCTAAGCGTTATaacttcagagaaggaaaaggataataaccacagtaaaaatatatatatatttatatatttataatacgCAGTGTAAACGCAGAAAAACCTgccatattatttttttaaatcattattattattatttaaatcaaaatactttttgaGACGTCTCTCGCGGCGCAAGCCTCAACTCTAGCTTCAAGTTTGGGTCCCGAGACAACCCGTGGCACAACCCGCTGCGAGGGGCACCTCCCGCGAGGTCCTTTAAGAACAAAAACCAGCGGTACTTGCCGGGGCGGGTCCGGGCGGCGGCTCCGCGGGGAAGTTTCCCCCCAAAGTTGGGGTCGGGTGGGCTGAGGGGGGGGAGGTGGGCTGGGGTGcgtgttttgctttttcctcctttcctttattcgttgtggtttgtttcattttatcgttgtggggtttttttctgatgatgcCGAGGAGTCGGTTCTTGCCCGGCTCAGATGCCGGCAGAGTATTTCATGCGCTTCTGCTTCTGGCGCTGGTTGCAGAACCAAACGCGCACCACGTTCTTCTTGAGGTCCAGCTTCTCGGCGATGGCAGCGATCTTCTCGGAGGAAGGACGGGGCTGGAGAGCGAAGTAGGCCTCCAGCGAGCGCTTCTCCGGGGCGGCGATGGAGGTCCTCTTGCGCTTCTTCTCGGCTCCGCTGAAGAGCTCGGGCTTGGCCAGCTTCTCGCGGTGGGACTTCTCGGCCTCCTCCAGCCAGGCCTGCAGGATGGGTTTGAGGGCGATCATGTTGTTGTGGGAGAGGGTGAGCGACTCGAAGCGGCAGATGGTGCTCTGGCTGAGGGACCCTACCCCGGGGATCTTCAGGTTGGCCAGCGCCGAGCCCACATCGGCTTGGGTCACCCCCAGCTTGATGCGGCGCTGCTTGAAGCGCTCGGCGAAGGCCTCCAGGTCGCGGGGGTCGGCGTCCACGTCGCTCATGCAGCCCATATGAGCCGGCAGCCCGTGGGCGTGGGCCATGCCCAGCGCCGCCGGGTGCATGGGGTTCATCCCGGCCATGTGCGGAGCGTGGCCCGGCGTGGAGACCACGGCGCCGTCGGGGGCTGCCATGGCCCCCAGCGCCAAGCCCGGCGTCAGGTGCTCCAAGAGTTCCCCTTCCAGCGCctggtggggctggtggtggtggtggtggtgatggtggtggtggtggtgggtgctCGACAGGGCGGACGGGTGGGAGATGGGcaccgaggaggaggaggcggccgAGGTGCAGGGGATGGTGTTCATGGTGTGGTAGGTGGCGTCCGGCTTGAAGGGGCTGTGGTGCGgcgggtggtggtggtggtggctctTGCTCGGGGAGACGATGTCCACCGCTGCCAGGGCTTCGGCGCGGGCCAGCAGGCTCTCGTCCAGACCGCCGAATATATTGCTCTGCAATTGCAAATAGAAGGCGCACATAACGCTCAGCAGGGAATTCGCCTCCCCGCGCACTCCGCCGCGCCACTAAAACCTTCCCAGCATGTTAAAAGAGaaatcctggagaaaagggggggggggagataagggagggggggaggaggagaagaggggagcGAGCGGGGCGAGGGGGAGCGGGCGCGCAGCCGCTCGCACGGAGGCAgcggacagacggacagacggacagacgcACGCCGAGCATCCCAGgtcataaaaattaataacGGGAGGCAAAGAGCCTCCGCATGCATAACTTGGGGGCGGGTGATTTTGCTGCGAggccatgaaaaaaaaaaaacaaaaccaaaacatcatCAGGcgaagaaggggaaaggagggggagggaggctttcccccccccccccttcaaaCGGGGCACCTACCGGGGGGGCGGGCAGGCAGCCCCGCCGCATCGCctccgcgccgccgccgctgccggAGCCGCCCGAGCCGGAGCCGGAGCCGCGCCCGGCGGAGCCGccggtgctggtgctgctgggggagctgtcggcgggggcggcggcggaggGGCAGGGCGAGGCGGCGTGCAGGGCCGAGTACTTGGTTTCGTGGAGGCCGCCGCTGCCGCTGCCGTGGGGGAGGCCGAAGGGCTGCTTGCTGCTCAGGGACATCATCGTGGTGTTCGCCGCCAGAGGAAAGGGCAGGGGTGCGGGGCCGGGACCCCCCGGAAAAAGCCACAGGAGCCCCGGCCCCCCCCGCCTTGCGCCCCCACCTCCCCcgaaaaaataaaatttaaaaaaaaacaaaaagcaattaaaaaaaaaaaaaacaccaccaccaaaaaaaaaaaaattatatatccCACTCGCCCCCTCAGCCGGCTGCCCGAGGAAAGGCGGCTCCGGCGAGATGGCGATGCGCGGGGGATGCGCGGAGGATGCGCGGGGTCCCTGCctgccgcccgcccgcccgccgcctCCGCTCCGGCGCCGGCCCTCGCCTCTCGCCAAGTGCCCTCCCCGCCGCAGCGCCGGTGGGTTTtactctcttcccctcccttcccctccctcctctcgCCTGTCACTACAGCCCAACTCCTCGGGAAGGGCCCCTCCGCGCCTGCCTCCTCGGCCCCGgttccccccctctcctcctcctcctccttctccgcCGCTCCCTGCCCGCCCCCCGCGCCCACGCCCTCACCTCCcggaaaggggagggaaaaaaaagccgaaaaagaaaggaaaaaaattaaataaataaagaagaagggaggaagcGACCCCCCCGCCCCTTCATATCCAccctccattaaaaaaaaaaaaaaaaaaaaaaaaaaaaggaaagaaaagtcccGTCCGTGGGACTCCCAACGAGCCCAACGGCAAAGAGTTGTCCCGGGAGGGGTTCTGGCCCGGTTCTGGCTGCCGAGGGGAATAGAGGCAACGGAGTCCGGGGTTTGTCTCTCCCTCAGCGTCCCCCATCGGTGGGGAGCCAGGGGGATCCTCTTGGAAAAGCGCATCGCTGTCCCGCCGGCACCCCCGCCTCTCTCTccgaaaaagaaaaaatgttcataaaaggagagaataaaggattaaaaaaaaaaagaagaagaaaatagagagaaaaaaaagcagtcgAGGAAAGTCTGTTTTACTGAAAGTGATCGGGTTTATTTCCGTGAATTTCGCTTCGCAGCAAGGAGGTTAAAATAAGAAGTGCTTAGGTGTTTAATTTCTCACCTAAACAGCAGAGTTGgtaattttaagagaaataataaaaaaaaaaaaattacattgtaTCAGCTCTCACTGTCGCCAGCTCGGAGAAGTGAAATAAATCAAAGTTAAAAGCTTGAGTATCATTTAATTATGGTGCGAATAGCGCTTGGAAAGAAGTAGAACAACATCTCTAAACAAATTATGGCCGGGCCAGGAAGGAATTATTAGATTGAAATTTCATTTAGGCTCGGGAGACACAGCGCTTCAATATGTAATCTGTTATGCCTCATCTGATTTGTATGCTTAATTCAGCTTGACGAATTTATTAGTTTTCATAATAGCAAAAAAATTGAGCAGCACTATGGGCTAATGCATTGTGTGTACTATAAATTGTATGTCACCGTTGAAAGGCTGAAGTCTATAGAAATCTTTTATTAATGACAACATAGGAAAGAGGATTTTCTTGCAAGCCTTTAAGGAGTTCGTGCCAAACCTCCGCGCTTCGTGTCTCAGTAGGCTATTAACATATCGTCATACTAATTAGGCTACTTCATGAGTGATATAATTTCAAACTTTAAATTATGTTCTAATTAACAAGGGTTGTCCAATTTGCTTAATCTTCAAAAGGCTTTTGGCTTGTCTAATTAGTCTAAAGCATCGAGCATCTCCAACGCCCAAGAAAAAGCCATCAATACCATATTTTTGGGGGCGTGTTTGCAGCCCATCCCGGgcaggggctggcagggaggcaGCTGCCCCTCCGCCTCCCGAGCCCCTTCCCGGCAGCAGCCGCATCCCTTCCCGCTCCAGCACAGGGTGCGGGCAACGCAGCCGAGGAGGGGAAGCTCCCACTTTCTGCTGGGGAcgggaaaaaaggaagaaaatacctgCTCGGCGCTGGGAAGTCCTTGGGAAGCCGGCCTGCCGGGTGCGCGGAGCCGCGGAAAGGGGCTCTGCCCGCCCGGCTCCGAGCCTCAACTttggcagaggagaaaaaccTCCCCACGCTATACATTTAACCCCTCCCGCCTTGAGTTTAATTACTCGCCATAGTTGTTCTAATGTATGCTGTCACACGGGAGAATTGAGGATGCATATCGTTAATATGAATTAATCTTGATTTTAATAGCAACTGACAACCCATCTCTCCAAAACGCTGGAGCGCTCCTCGCCGGCCCCCGAAACGGCCGCTGCGCAAACTTTGCTCGGTCCCCGCGGAGGATGCGCTGCACGGTGGCATCTCCGCGCTGCGGGACTGCCCCCCGCGCAGCGCCCTGCCCTGCAAACGCTgcttctaccttttttttcctctcctcttattttttattctttcttttcctcctcttcttttttattctctttttttcctctttttctttttttctttttttttttttttttccaaggggtGTGTATTTTTGCAGGAGGGAGACTCCACGATGCCTGGTTTGCACCCCCCCGCCGGGTGTCGGGAGGGATGCTCGGAGGCCCCCGGCTGCTCGCCCGAGggctctgcagcctcctccgAGCACCGCTGGGCCACCTAAATAAAAGGAGAGGGTGTCCCTCGCCTTTACCCACGCCCACACCCTGACCCACGCAGACATCTGGGGAGAAATCACTGTCGCCTCTCATGTATCCATGTTCTGATTTACGATTAAAATTTAAAGCCGCGCATTCATATTTTACCGAACCTAATGCGCCCTATGAATTTTTAATCCATTAAAGATGTGGGCTACACTTGGAGCAAACTCCACCTTTGTTTTTGAGCGCCGGCACGGGCTCTGCTCAGAGCATCACCCCACACCACCCCACACCATCGGGGCACCCCCGGCTGTGCCTCGGCGCCCTCGCTGCCCCCAGCACCTCACCGCTGCCTGCACCGGctgctcttccctttctccctcccccaaacCCGGTTTTGGGGACGGTTCGTGGTGTTGGGCAGGCACTGGGAGGTCCCACCCTTCGCCCCACCGCCTCCCCCTGCCTCGCAAGCCAAGTCAAGTCACGAAGTCAAACTTAAAGCCCGGAACGATCAATGAAGACTTTTTGCCGTCCGTGGCGCCTCGTGCTTCCTGGcactaaaataaatgcaagaaatCGAAACTTAATTACTTGAAAGGAATCCAGAAATCCCTCTGCATAATTTatccaggcattttttttcccgtGGCGTTTGCGTTGAATGCACGCATTTAGCTCCGCAGGCGCGGGGACACGGCGGGGTGAGACCTGTCAGGTTCATCCCGGAGGATTCCCTggctccccgcagcccccagacccctcctGGCCAAGGAACGAGTGAAGGAGGTGGGAGAAACACGGCGTTTCTACCTCGGCGTTGCCTGGTGCTGAGCTTCCCCCCGGCTGAGAGCATCCTCtgaggcagggatgcaggcagggaggtgTGCGGGATCCACTGCTCGCTGCCTGCGAGGTCTGAGCCCCGAGCGAGGCACTTGGCCGGTGTTTTCTGATCAGAGGTGTCTGGTGTAACCGCACGAGTCTCCTAAGTGTAACAGAAAAAGTGCCAATAAAGTAACTCAGTTATTCTGATAAACTCTCTGCTTGTGTCTGAGGAGACCCCCGTGGCCTCCACGCTCCGTGTGAACAGGGTGTGACACCTGCTAGCTGGGGATAGCGTAGTACGTGGCAATTTAGAGGGGTCCTCCTCTTTTGCCACCTCTCCTCGCTGCTGCGAGATTGCTAGGAGAGCCTTTCGCTGAATTCATTAGGACTGGGAGTCTGCTGGCTCAGGAGCAAACTTTATCATAGACACCTCATCGAGAAGTTGAAGTAATGttatgaaagaatgaaaaatacatttgggAGCTGCCTGGAAACTGAAGTACATTTTGATTTAACTTACATTAACAGAAACCTAATGTAAAAGTGAAGGGATCTAACAAAAccattaataatttaaaaataattacagataGTCTATCCTTACTATTCATAACCACTCAACATTTTAGACAAAGAAAGCTGAATACTCTTCGTGGGAGAAAGATGTGAGCAGACTGCTAAGCAGGAGCCATACAGCTCTGCTCATGTATGCTGCACATCCTACACCGTACCCAGGGTACCATCCAAAAAGTACTTTTCCAGGAAGGAAGGTAAATGCTGGCTGGAAGTGGGAGACGGGTCCTGCCTTTGTATAGGTTTTTTTTGGCAGACGCACAGCACAGATTTCAACCTCTCCTTCTTGGTGGAGTTGCTGTTTAAGGTGGGCCCAGTCTGGCAGGGGAAACCAACAACACTCTCATGCCTCCTTGGGCTCTCACAAAACTCTGACAGCCTTGTTGGCCTCGGGAACAGCCTTTTCCATCCATAGCTTGGTTAGCACTAGTGGCAATGAGGACTCTCCTGTCCCATGCTGTGCCATGCTATTTAACAACAGCTGATATCAGCGCCATACATCATCTGCTTGGCTTGCCATGGCTCTGtacaaaagttatttttaatgcattcattttaattCAAGTTTCCATTGTATGCTTTATAGCTCAAGGGTCTTGAGCATCCTCCAGGGTTGTGattttgcctgtgtttctgttcgtctggggttttttttttgagacacaCCTGCTGTCTAAACACTGTGTAAAATCAAAGCAGCTGGATATGAGGCAAACTTCACTGCTTTTCCTTACAGATAAAGATAAAATTGTAAAGAAGGAAATTCACAGACACAAAGTGgtttctaaaggaaaagaaatattggaCAATACGAAGCAGATAAGAGATTCAGATTTAACTCTCACAGGAACCTATCTTACAAATAGCCTCACAGGTGGGATCCCTTCCTAACTACTTTCCCAGTCGCTCCTTGCACTGAAAACATTAAGATCTCATGgatcattacaaaaaaaaaaaaaaaaagtcctataAATCACACTGTGGATGTCCTTGGCACTCTATTCTTACTGATTTAGACAAAACCCAGGTATCTTATATTACCcttcattaattattttcattaatttcccTTGCTATAGATATATTACCACAAATCATATTCCAAACACATCCCCTAATTAAGCACAAaatttctctctgcctctgtaTGCCATATAAATGGAGCAATGAGAACGCTCATGCTCAGTGCCTTGCTGCCACACAGCCAAGCCGGGTGCCCAGAGGCTGGTGGCAGGCGGTTGCTGCGACAAAAGACGGTGCTTGCGTGTCAGCTGTCTTTCGGGAGTTGCACTaactcagagaaaatattttgattttctagTCGGTCATGAATGTGGGTGTGTTCTCAGCTCAAATCTCTTAGCTCTTCCAAATTTTTGGTgtccttcattttctgctgtgttttcaagGTAAATCTGagttccttttctcccctttcacCACGCAAGGTGTTGGCTGATTGATTTCTTTATGCATCCTCAGGATTCACCAGGCACCACAGACTTCCCTTTTCAGCCAGGAAAAAATCAACTATGACAGGTGATAAGCACTGAAAAAAGGTGATGAAATCCCCTGTTTCTGAGAAGGCTGTCGCAAATGGATAGATATAAGTTTCAAAATGGTTTAACAGTTACATCATCAGATCAGTGTTTGTGTCTTGGAGCCGTTAAATAGTGTGTTAAAATACTTACTTGGATAGATGAGTCCTGCAGACCCATGAGTGTTCTATTTGATCTGCTCCATGACATGTTTTGTGCTTTCCACGGTCTCCGAAGTTTTGGTGAAGTCTTGCATGAACTCATCTTGATTCATGAATGCGTAGTGGAAAATTCCTGTGAATTATTCTGCCTTCTCCCTTTGATTCAGTGTCCACAGAATCAGAGCATGATGAGACTCAATCCTGGCTGGTGAGGAAGGCCCACTAAGGACAGGCAGCTGCTAAATCTATTGGATATGTGCTGAAGCATCGGTTCCTGCAGGACCAAGGATACCAAGATGAGATCTCCCTGAAAACCTGGCTTTAATATTTGAAAGATATATCTGAGTGTAAAAGCAATGAtaatttttttggaagaaaggagaagtcCGCCTTCTATGTAGACATAGACACTTGTCTACGTTTTATTCAAAGCTAATCACAAATCCTCAACTTTGTTCCAcatcttctttaatttttttttgtcaatagAAATACATTCCACCTTTCCTACAATGTCTGGGCACACATCAAAGCCCTTCCCTTCACACATAGAGTGCGGTCAGGTTCTGTGTTCTCCTATCCCTTTTTATAAATGGAATATTATCTGTTCCAAAGACTGTTAatgtaatgaaattaaattgtgAAATGTCTCTGCAGCTCAtatcaacatttctttttggaAACAGCCTGTTAGAACTATGTCATCACGTATCTCTCGCAGTCTTGAGACAGCAATCAAATTCCAGTGAAATCTTACCAAAGGCAATCGAGTCGATCGATGTGAGCTTTGCCAGTAACACCAAACCTGATGAAATGGTTCTGTGGTAAGAACAGCAAACATACACATGGAAAAGtggacagagagaaaacaattctatgacgacaaagtaaaaatgcagaaagaaaagagaaaacatccaaaaaagaaaaatgcaggagaGTAGCAATCAACTGACATATCTAGTGAACCCAATATGGAGTTGAAAATGCAGACAAATCAGTTTATAGCCTGTTACACAACATTCTATAGAGGCATTTGCTCAGAAGAACTCTTATCCGCACATCCTGTTTTGAATCAGGCTgagcagggaagtggtggagtcaccatccctggacacattcaaaaaacatgtagatgtgacacttcaggacatggtttagtaggcacggtggtgttggactaacagttggacttgataatcttggaggtcttttccaatcttaatgattctattctgttctaCGATTCGAATTTGAGGAGCTGGGATGAACTAAACTTGTCCTTAATTGTTTTACTCTTTGTTTTGATGGGAAGGCCTGGGACAACCCAAAGaagctgtaattttaaaacttttaaatatcaTCAGAAAGCTTCATGTATCTGCCTATGTGTCTGTGCTATGTATATATAGTAAATATAGCTTCACGTTATATTTTTACTTGTTAACCCCTTAACAGTTTTTTTGCCTGATAGATACCCTGACATGGTGAACTTATTtgagtaaaatacattttatttctctcatctAGGCCAGCACGTTTCCTTGGTGTAAGTGAGTTTGTTGCTGCACTACAGGGTAATTGAGGCAAAACTTTCTAACAGGTGCCAGCATCCTTATTTTTCCCAGTGACTTGGACTCCTAGCATGCTCGCCTGCCTCTGGAAAGGTTCCTGCTGGGTCCAAACACTATGGCTCAAAGTAGGTGAGAATGATGCGGAAGttggctggtt
Proteins encoded in this window:
- the POU4F2 gene encoding POU domain, class 4, transcription factor 2; translated protein: MMSLSSKQPFGLPHGSGSGGLHETKYSALHAASPCPSAAAPADSSPSSTSTGGSAGRGSGSGSGGSGSGGGAEAMRRGCLPAPPSNIFGGLDESLLARAEALAAVDIVSPSKSHHHHHPPHHSPFKPDATYHTMNTIPCTSAASSSSVPISHPSALSSTHHHHHHHHHHHHQPHQALEGELLEHLTPGLALGAMAAPDGAVVSTPGHAPHMAGMNPMHPAALGMAHAHGLPAHMGCMSDVDADPRDLEAFAERFKQRRIKLGVTQADVGSALANLKIPGVGSLSQSTICRFESLTLSHNNMIALKPILQAWLEEAEKSHREKLAKPELFSGAEKKRKRTSIAAPEKRSLEAYFALQPRPSSEKIAAIAEKLDLKKNVVRVWFCNQRQKQKRMKYSAGI